In Malus sylvestris chromosome 15, drMalSylv7.2, whole genome shotgun sequence, a single genomic region encodes these proteins:
- the LOC126602131 gene encoding transcription factor MYB1-like, with translation MGRKPCCDKEGLNRGAWSAFEDKALTNYIETNGEGKWRDLPQRAGLNRCGKSCRLRWLNYLRPGIKRGNISSEEEELIIRLHKLLGNRWSLIAGRLPGRTDNEIKNYWNTSLSKKTEQGSDKAPHERSSTTNSNEYTPKPKSESKSHRTVQVIRTKAFKCRKIVIPSHLDGHDQMVDRSNVNPGLVPCESPSPSGAQDHQEDSLLCGMLIDFNIDDLISDLLNTDKFLQDQINKCDQEMEDGITKLEDLTGEAMLENWTATDHDHHDDPIFQPNDDQDRVDRLNAISYFLNSEDGDEK, from the exons atggggagAAAACCTTGCTGTGATAAAGAAGGGCTAAACAGGGGAGCATGGTCAGCTTTTGAAGATAAGGCCCTTACCAACTACATTGAAACAAATGGAGAAGGAAAATGGCGAGACCTTCCTCAAAGAGCTG GACTAAACCGGTGTGGAAAGAGCTGTAGACTGCGATGGCTGAATTATCTTAGGCCTGGCATTAAGAGAGGTAACATTTCTAGTGAAGAAGAGGAGCTCATCATTAGACTGCACAAGCTTCTTGGAAACAG GTGGTCATTGATCGCTGGAAGATTGCCGGGGCGAACAGACAATGAGATCAAGAACTACTGGAACACCAGTCTGAGTAAGAAAACGGAACAAGGAAGTGACAAGGCTCCTCATGAGCGTAGTAGTACTACTAACTCAAACGAGTACACACCAAAACCGAAATCAGAATCAAAGTCACATCGGACGGTCCAGGTGATTCGAACAAAAGCATTCAAGTGCAGGAAGATTGTCATCCCATCACATTTGGACGGTCACGATCAAATGGTTGATAGGTCAAATGTAAACCCTGGTTTGGTCCCGTGTGAAAGCCCTAGTCCATCAGGGGCTCAGGATCATCAGGAGGACTCACTGCTGTGTGGTATGCTAATCGATTTCAATATCGATGACCTCATATCTGATTTGCTAAACACAGATAAATTTCTTCAAGATCAAATCAATAAATGTGATCAAGAAATGGAAGATGGAATCACCAAGCTTGAAGATTTGACGGGTGAAGCAATGCTGGAAAATTGGACGGCTACTGATCATGATCATCACGATGACCCGATATTTCAGCCAAATGATGATCAAGATCGTGTCGACCGCCTCAAtgcaatttcatattttctgaATTCTGAAGACGGTGATGAAAAGTGA